The following DNA comes from Occultella kanbiaonis.
GCCGCGGCGGCATCGGCCAGCTCGTCAGCGTTCGCCGAGGTCACGGGCGCCAGCCGGATGCGCACCTGCGACTGCCAGAGGATCCCCTCACCGTCGTTGTCGAGTACCGATCCGTAGTGGCCCGTGACGGTGTTCTTCCCGACGTAGTACGAGGTCGGGCCGGACAGATCCATGATGCGGTGCTCGAGCGTCCCGGTCGCCTCGTTCCATGGATGCGGCGTGCCCTCCACCGCGCGGAAGTTGCTCCCCGTCAGATGGTTGCCCTCGATCCATCCCCTACCGCGACTGCGCGGGTTCGGCAGCTGGATCCCGAGGGCCGGCCGCATCGTGTTCCAGATCGAGTTGAATCGGATCCGCGTGTTGTCGTTGGCGCGGTACTCGATGCCCTCATGGGTTCCTGCGAAGTCGCAGTTCTCGACCACGATGTCCGACTCGGCCCAGATCACTGAGCTTCCGCCATCGGCGACCGAGATCTTGACGTCGGAGATCGCATATCCGACCGCTGGGGCGGGCACGGGATCTCGTGGGTCGTCGAGATTGATGTCGTAGCCGAGCAGGGTGAATGGGGTCAGGATCCCGTAGATGTGACGGTGTTGATCGGAATCGGGCCGGATCGCCTCGGAGACGATCGACAGGTGGGCAAGAGCGATCGCGCCCTCGTCGGCGTACACGAGCTTCGACGTCTCGCCGTAGCCGCTCGTCGGTGAGGTTCCCCAGGGCGAAGGCAGTGCCGAGCGCCGGATGACGGTGCGTGGGTAGTCCGGAGTCGGCATCCCGTTGTACTTCAGGGTGGTTTGCTCCCGCCCTTCGCCCAGCAGGAGCGTCTTTCCCGGAACCCACAGGCTCGAGACAGAGAAGGTTCCACTACCCAGACGTACGATCGCGCCGCCTCGTGCTCGTGCGGCGTCCAGTGCAGCTTGAACGGCAGCGGTGTCATCGGTTCGGCCGTCACCGGTCGCACCGTAGTCCCGCGCAGAGATCTCCGAGCGGCCGATCCGATCGAACCACCAGGCCGTGACGCCGGTGAGCTCCTCGATGTAGCGCCGCCGTGCGTCCGACTTGAGCACGGTGAGCGGGCGCTCGGAGTTCATGCGCACCCAGCCGAGGTCTCCACCGGCGCCGTTCGTGACCTCAGCCACGTAGCTCTTCCCGTGCCGGGCACGTGCCGGCAGCACGAAGTCCACGGTGAATTCGTCGGCGGCGGTGATCGAGACCGGGATCCTCACTTGACCGTCGATGGCGACGAGACGCACGGCAAGACCCTGGACGGTTCCCGATGCGGGGTTGAGGAAGTTCCTGCCGAACAGCCGCACACTCTGACCTCTGGCGGCTCGTGTCTCTGATAACCAGAGCGGTTCCGCCCGATTGACGTAGACAGGCCCGGCCGCCTGGACGCCATCGACAGCCCACACGGCGTACGCGTCCCTCGGGGTGCCCACGGGAACGAGCCCGTACGACGACCTCTCCGACGAACTCACATGATCGAGCTGGATCGATGCAGCGTCCCGATCGGCCTCTGTCGCTCCCGTGAGCGACTGAGCCACGAGCCTGGTCGAGGAGAGCTGGTCGCCGTACAGCCCGAGCACCTGCCCGGCCACCGCCTGACGTGAGCCTTTGAAGGCGATCGGGCCGACGCCACCTGACGCTTCGCTGGCACCGACCGCCCCCGCTGCTGATCGGGTGGGGGCGCCGAGTGCCGGTGCAGCCCCTCGCGCTGCCAGAGCGAGCGCAGCTGCCATGCCGCCGCTTGCGATCAGGAGGTGCCTCCTGCTGATCGCAAGCCCGGGGCGATTGCTGAGTTGATCGTTCACGGAGGCTCCTTTGCCGGGGTGGCGCTGGCGCCACCGTGGTGCGCAGAACGTGCGCGGGTATGTGGGAATGCAACAGCGGGCTGCTGCGTCGTCGGACGCTAGAGTGAGCAAACATCCAATGTTTAGGGTTGATTGTCGCGAGCGTTGCGCGATGCTGCGCCAACGCTGGTTGGGCCAAGCCGTAAAGCTAGGATCTCTTGCGATCAGATGGCGGCCAGCGCCGCGGTTGTCATGGCGCCCGGGCGGACAAGTGTCCCCGCCCGCTCCGGGCGGTCACATCGGGTAGGTCGAACATCACTGCGGACTCCTTCGTCGTGCGGGTGGATGGACAACGGCGACACGTGCGCGGTCGGCATCACCGCGGGCGACCGAGGTCATGGGCCGGAAATGCGCTGGGTCAGGCGATCGGTGCGGGTTCGCTCGATCGTGCTCCGCGCTCGAGCGTGCGCAGCGTCTCGACCAGCGCGGCGCTCTCCCGGAGCCGTCGGGCGTACTGCGGGGGCGTCGGTTCGCCGGCTCGCACCATCCGGGCCACCTCCGCCCAGGGGTAGTCGTAGGGCCCACCGGTCCAGGACGATTCCTCGGTGATCCGCGTCGAGCCGGGCCCCACCGCGTCCAGGCGCGCGGTGAGCACCCCCTCGCGGGTGGCGAGCCGGACTCGTCCCCGCTCGAAGACCACATCGAGCTCGTTCGCATACGGGTGTCCGTCGTCCACGCAGAACGAACAGAGCACCGAGCCGAGGACGCCGTCGCCGAACTCGAGCGAGATCAGGGCGGTGTCGCTGGTGGGCCGCCGGGTGCGCACCCGCGACTGGACCGCGGTTGCCCGCACGGGTGGGCCCGCCAGATCCACCATGTCGCTGAGCAGGTAGATGCCGAGCCGGGTCACCGGTGCCACCGGGCACAGGTCGGGATCGTCGTACCAGGTGCCGTCGGGCACCTCGTCGTAGGACGCCCAGCAGCGGCCCTCGAGGGCGATGAGGCGCCCGAGGTCGTGCCGCTGCCGCCAGGTCCAGACCTGGTCGAGGTCGGCGCCCGGCAGCAACCGCGGTGAGTTCGCCACGAGCACCGTCCCCGCCCGACGGACCGCATCGAGGCTGAGGTCGGCGGCCGCACCGTCGTGCGCGAACGGTTTCGTTGTCACGACATGCTTGCCAGCGGCCGCGGCCCGGCCGATCAGCGCCGGTCGTACGTCGGGCGAGACGAACAGCCCGACTGCCTCGACCGCCGGGTCGCCGAACACCTCGGAGACGTCCCGGTACCGGCGCAGCCCGTACTGGTGGCCGACCTCGCTCGCCTTGGCTTCGTCGAGGTCGCAGACGCCGACGACGGCGATCGTGCTGTTCGCCTGCAACTCGCCCACGATCTGCTCACCGAAGTTCAGACCGATGATCACCATCCGTACCGGCGTCATGGGGCGCTCTCACGATGCCCGACAGCGGGTGCTCGCCCGGGTAGGCCGGCCCGGCTTTCCGCGTGGTTGCGGCGGGCCGCGCCCGGCCGGTCGCCGTCAGCCATTCTGGGCGGCCAGCTCCTCGGCCGCCGCCTGCAGGTCGGCGCCACCGTTGGCGTTCCACTCGTCGACGAAGTCGTCGAATTGCGAGATCGGCCGGCTTCCGTTGATGAACTCCGTGTAGCTGGTGATCTTGAGGTTCTTCAGGTTCGCCCAGCTGGTGCCGGCGCCCGGGACCGCGGAGGCCTTGCCGAAATAATCGACGATCGTGTCGGAGCCGTACTCGTCCTGCAGGTCGCGCAGGGCCGGGTCGGGGACGGCGGCGATGTCCGAGAGCCGGCTCGGCACGATCCCCACGTAGGGGTAGGGGCCGAGCCCGTCCTCCTCCCTGCGGGCCCCATCGACGAAGTCGCCGAGGTAGGTGACCCCACCCTCAAGGCCGGCCGCTGCATCGGTGAGCTCATAGTGCGTGCCCTCCTCGCCGAAGACCAGTTCGGTGGCGAGATCCTCGTCGGCGTAGATCCGCTCCAGCACGCCCAGGATCAGCGCGAGCCGCTCCGGGTCCTCGGACGTCGCGACGTTGAAGGTCAGGCTGTTGCCGGCGGTGCCCCACGCCCAGGCGCCACGTCCGCCAGGGCCCTCGAGCGGACGCGTGAAGCCCATCTCCGCGTTCGGGTTGGTGGAGCGGGCCAGGTTGATGCCGCTGGTCGGGTTGTCGGTGTTGAGCATGTTGAACGCGGTGTAGTCGTGGAACGCGACGCTGCCCTCGACCACGCGCTGCCACTGGGCACCGGACTCGGTGGTGGCGAACTCCGGGTCGATGTAGCCGGCCTGGTACCAGTCGGCGAGCAGGGCCAACGCCTCGCGGGCGCCCTCGGTGACCGCCCCGTTGACCAGGTTGCCGTCGATCTCCTGCCACGCCGTCGGCATCGCACCGTGGGCACCGAAGATGGTGTGGAATGCGGCGAAGTCGCTCGCCCCGGACGTGGACATGCCGACGATCCCGGCCTCCTTCAGCGCCGCGAACGCCGCCTCGGCGTCCGCCAACGTCGACGGTGTCCCGTCGATCCCGACCGAGGCGAGCAGGTCGGTGCGCCAGATGCTCGCAGAGGACCAGCGGCCGTTGTAGTACGTCGGCAGACCGTAGTTGCGGCCGTCGACGTTCTGGTAGAACCAGCCCTGCGGCCATTCCGCGTCGATCGCCGCGGACAGGGTCGGAGCGTGTTCGGTGATGGTCTCCCGGGGCACTTCGCCGAGCACGCCCTGCGCAGCGAACCGCTGCACCTGGTCGGGGTCGAGGACGAAGATCGAGTCGGGGATGTCTCCGCCGGCCAGCAGTGCCTGCAACCGGGTCAGGTAGTCGCCCTGGCTGACCGAGATCGTGCGCAGGGTGACCTCGAACTCCTCCTCCACGCGTCGGATCCCGAAGGGGTCGTCGCCGAGGACGAGCGGGCGGCCGGCCCAGAACAGCTCGGTGGGTCCGGAGGAACCGCTGGAGCCGCTCTGTGGCGTGTCGTTCGAGCAGGCCGCGAGCGCGGCCATGCCGACGGCGCCGGTCGTGGCGAGGAAGCCGCGGCGGGTGAGTCGGGGGTAGCTGGACATGAGCATCTCCGTTGATGGGTTGGGGTGGGAGGTGGTGGTCGGTCAGCCCTTGACGGAACCGAGAAGGATCCCGCGGGCGAAGTACTTCTGGAGGAATGGATAGAGGCAGATGATCGGGATCGTCGCGACCATGAGGGCGGCCGCGGAGAGGGTCTGGACGTTCGCGAAGGCCTGCTGGGTGGTGTCGAGCGAGCCCTCGACCAGTGGGGTCGACCGGGAGAGCACGGCGTTGCGGACGAACATCTGCAGCACCTGCTTGTCCGGGTCGGTGATGTACAGGAGGGCGTCGAACCAGGCGTTCCAGTTCGCCAGCGCCACCCACAGCGCCACCACGGCCAGGACCGGCTTCGACAACGGCAGCACGATCCGGAACATGATCTGGAGTTCGGAGGCCCCGTCGATCCGGCCGGAGTCCGTCAGCTCCCGCGGGATCGCCTGGAAGAAGTTGCGCATGATGATCACGTTGAACGCGGTCACCGACCCCGGGAGTGCGAGCGCCCAGACCGTGTCGAGCAGGCCGAGGCTGCGCACGAGCAGGTACATCGCGAGGAAGCCACCGGAGACGAGCAACGAGAACACGAGCACGAAGTTGAGCAACCGGCGGTGCGGGAACTCCGGTTGCGCGAGCGGATAGGCGACCGACGCCGTCAGCAGCACGGCCAGCACGGTCGCCAGCACAGTCCGGATGATCGTGTTCCGGTAGGCGGTGAAGATCCCCGAGTCCGAGAGGACCGTCCGGTAGGACTCGAATGTGATCTCGGTGGGGAACAGGTGCCAGCCGGTCTGCATCGCCTGCGCCGGCGTGCTCAGCGAGATCGTGAACTGGTACAGGAACGGGTAGACGGTGGCGAGGGCGAGCAGCACCAGGACGACGGCGATGATCACGTCCGCGACCCGGTCCCCCGCGGTGCGGCGGATCCTGGTTCCGTTCGTCCGGCGGCCCTGGTGCGGCTGCGTCGCCGGGCGCTGAGGGGCGACGGCGACGGCCGCCGGTTGGTGGTCGATCATCAGAACAGGCTCCGCTCGGGGTCGATTCGTCGGGTCACCCAGTTGCCGAGCAGCACGAGGGTCAGCCCGACCACCGCCTGGAACACCGACGCGGCCATCGACAGGGAGAAGTCGAAGGACAGCAACTGGCGCAGCACGTAGGTGTCGATGATGTCCGCGACCTGCTGGGTGGACGGGGTGGTGAGGTTGTAGACCTGATCGAACCCGACGGCCAGGAAGCTCGAGAGCGAGAGCAGGAACATGATCGCCACAGTGGGGGCGATCCCGGGCAGGGTGACGTGCCGGATCTGCTGCCACCGGTTCGCCCCGTCCATCCGGGCGGCCTCGTGCAGCGTCGGGTCGATACCGGCCAGGGCCGCGATGTAGATGATCGCGCCCCAGCCAACGGTCGCCCAGATCTTCGAGACCACGTAGATCACGTAGAACCACTGGGACTGCAGCAGCCATGGCTGTCCGTCGATCCCGAACAGCCCCAGGAACGCGTTGACCGGGCCGGCCGAGCCGAGGAACTGGAACAGGATGCTCGCCAGGACCACCCACGAGATGAAGTGCGGCAGATAGGACAGGGTCTGCACGAGCCGCTTGAACGGGTTCCAGCGCAGCTCGTTCAGCAGCAGCGCCAGCACGATCGGCGCCGGGAACACGATGATCAGATCCAGCCCGGCCAGGACGAGGGTGTTGCGGATCGCCTGCCCGAAGTCGGCTCCGGCGAACAGGCGGCGGAAGTTGTCCAGCCCGGCCCAGTCGCTGCCCCAGATGCCCTCGATCACCGAGAAGTTCTTGAACGCGATGATGATCCCCGGCAACGGGCCGTAGGCGAACACCATGAAGATGATGAAGCCGGGCAGGAAGATCAGGATCAGCGGCAGGTAGCGCCGGTAGGGGCTCCTGCGACGCCGCTGGGCGGCCGCACCGGTGAGGGTACTCATCGAGCCGGCGCGACCTCTCCGCTGGCGCGGCGCAACGCCGTCCGCCCGCTGCAACCGAGCACTGCCATAGGAGGACTCCCTTGTCATCAGGCCCGCCGGATCGACATTCAGTCACCTCTGACCGGGTCTGAGCACGGCCTCCAGCGGGCAACCTGTGAGCAAGAGTGTTGGACAAAACATCGGATGTCAAGGGTCTTGTGTTGCCCGATCCGTCGAGTTCATGTCAGGATCGCGTCGAAAGATCGGGTCTTTACGAGACGAGGAGGTCAGCGGTGTCCCAAGTCCTGCCACCGGTCGAGGTGCGCCTCCAGGGCACTCCCGGCCGCGGGTTCGTGCTGGTGCTCCCGGGCGGCGGCTACACGTCGCTGTCGCCCGCGGAGGCCGAGCCGGTGTGTGCGTGGCTGACCGCGGCCGGGATCCCGAACGGGCTGCTGCGCTACTCCGTGGACCCGGCGCGCCACCCCGAGCCCTTGGTCCAGGTGCTCGATGCGGTGCACCGGCTCCGGGAGCAGGTCGACGGGCCGATCGCAGTCATGGGCTTCTCGGCCGGTGGCCACCTGGCCGGCCTCGCCGCCACCGCCACCGCCTCCGAACGGCAGCTGCGGGAGTCCTGGGGACCCGGCGGGGTGACCCGGCCCGACCTTGCCGTCCTCGCCTACCCGGTGACCGCCTTCCACCGCCGACCGATGCGGTCGATGGCCGCGTCGCTGCTGGGATCGGACCCGGCGCCCGAGGACCTGGCCGCCATGAGCCTGGAGTCCCGTGTCGACGCCACGACTCCCCCGTTCTTCATCTGGCACACCAGTACGGATCCGAGCGTGCCCGCCGATGACTCGGTCCAGCTCGCGCAGGCCCTCCTGGCCGGCTCTCGCCCGGTGGCGTTGCACCTGTTCGCGTCCGGTGGCCACGCCCTCGGGGTGGCCGATGGTGTCGAAGCCAGCGCGTGGAAGTCCCTGTGCCTACGCTGGCTGGAGCACCATGGTCTCTAGCCGGCCCGCGCCCGTCCGCGCGCTCGTCGCCCCACCCGATCCGGTTCGCCGCCGAACCGGTCGTCAACAAGAACGGAAGACCATGTCCCTCACTGATGAGGCGATCGCCAAGATCAAAGCCATGATCGTCGACGGCGAACTCAAGCCGGGCGACCGGCTTCCGCCGGAGAAGGAACTCAGCGACCGCCTCGGGCTGTCCCGCAACTCGCTGCGGGAAGCCGTCAAGGCCCTGGAACTGGTCAAGGTGCTCGACGCCCGGCGCGGCGACGGCACGTACGTCACGTCGCTGCGGTCGGACCTGCTGATGCAGGCGATGTCGTTCGCGGTCGATCTGACCCAGCACGACTCGATCCTCGAGGTCCTGGAGGTCCGGCGCGTCCTGGACCCCACGGCGGCCGCGATGGCGGCGGGCCGTGCCTCCGAGGAGCACCTGCAGCAGATGCGGCGCGTCGTGGATGCCATGGATGCCGGCGGCCCCGTCGAGGACCTGGTCACCGCGGACATCGAACTCCACCGGATCATCGCCGACGCCGGGCAGAACTCCTACCTGGCCAGCCTGGTCACCGCCGTCTCCGGCCTGACGTTCCGCGCCCGGGTCTGGTACGGCACCTCTGCTGGTGGCACCACCGAACAGACCGTCCGGGAACTGCGAGCCGTCGTCAACGCCATCGCCGCCCGCGACACCCAGTTGGCCCGGGCGGCGTCACTGATGCATGTGACCACGGTGGAGACCTGGCTGAAGGACGCGATCGGGCACGGCGACACCCCACGCCTGGCGAGCGTGGAATGGTGACAGTACCGACGCCGTCGGGCATTCGTCCGCTCCCCACGCTGACGTGCACCGATCCGACGGTCGACCGGCTCTACGCGGCCGCCCTGCGCAATGTGTTCGAGCTCAACACGGTGAGCGATGCCGGCGGCGGCCGGTTCGTCCGGGCCGGCGGTGACTACCCCACGCCGTGGACCCGCGACGCGGCCATCAACTCCTGGAGCGCGGTGTCGCTGCTCGCGCCGGACCTGGCCGAGTCGACCCTGCGGGCGGTCACCGAGTCGACCGACCACGGCCCGATCGTGGCCCAGGACGATCAGTGGTGGGACCAGGCGATCTGGATCCTCGGCGCGCACCGGCACGTCGAGCTCAGCCAGGATGCCGAGTTCGCCCGGTGGGCCCACGAGGTCGGCCGGCACACCCTCGACGCTCTGGAGGCCCGCTTCGACCCCCGCTGGAACCTGTACCGCGGGCCGGCCGTGATGCAGGACGGCGTCTCGGGGTACCCGTTGCCGACCGGTGCCGCCGAGGTGACGTCGTTCGTCCTCGATCACCCCTGGTCGGAGGAGATCATGTGCCCGTCGACGAACGTCGTCTACGCGGCGGCGCACGAACGGCTCGCCGACCTCGCCGATCTTGCCGGCGCCCCGGCCGTGGCTCGGCTCAGGTCCCGGGCCGCCGCGGTGTGGGAGGCGATCGAGGCCACACTCTGGCTGGGCGACCACTACGGCTATCTCGTCCACGCGGACGGCACCGTGGCCGACTACCAGGAACTCCTCGGCCTGGCCCTGCTCCTCGAGCACGCCCCGATCGACGAGAATCGGGTCCGCGCCGTCGTCGCCTCGGTGCGCCGGGAGCCCTTCGGTGTCCCGCTGGTCACTCCCCACTTCCCGAGGTATTCGAGCGAGCGGCCCGGCCGGCACAACGTGATGCTCTGGCCGATGGCGACGGGCCAGTGGGGTGTGGCCGCCGCCCGCCGCGGGCAGGCGGCGGCGTTCGCCGACTCCTGGCGCGACCTGTGCCGGCTGATCGATCCGGACGCCGGGTTCTTCGAGGTGTACCGCCCCAGCGACGGCACGGTCGACGGCGGCTGGCAGGTCGGGCGCACCTGGGACTCCGTGCCGGATCAGACCTGGAGTGCGACGGCGTTCCTGCGGATGGTCCATGAGGGCCTGTTCGGGATCAGGCTCGCTGACGGTGAGCTGCGGCTGGCCCCGACGGTTCCCGAGGGCCTGGGCACGTGCGAACTCCGCGGGCTGAGCGTGGGCGCGGCGCGAGTGACCATCCGCGTGACCGGCGTGGGCAACCGGGTCGCCGCCGTCGACATGGACGGGCGTACCCTCGACGCCGGCGAGCCGATCCGGGTCGCGGACCTGCGCGGCGAGCCGACGCTGCACGTGCGGATGCGGGACTGAGCGGATGCTGACCGCGACCCGGCGGGCCAATGGCGACGTGCTGATCAGCCTGTCCGACGACCTCGGGCATCCCGCCTACGCCTGGCCGCGATCGGCCGTGCACGTGCCCCTGGCTGACGGCGCGCCGGTCGCCGACCACCTCCTGGTCCTCGACGGTGACGGACGCGTCGTCGGCCGGATCCCGTGCCAGCGGCATGAACACGACCTGTGGTTCCTGGCCGAGCTGCCCAGCGGCAGCCGGCAGACCTGGCTGCTGACCGGACGGGAGGTCGGCGCACCCGCCGCGCCGGGGCCGGCACCAGCCCGCGTGGACCTCGCCCAGCGCCGGATCGTCCTGTCGAACGAGCACCTGCGGGTGGAGGTCGGCGCTGACCCGGCCGCCCGGCACTTCCGGCTGACCGACGCCGGCGGCGCCGAGCAGGCTGTCGCCGACGTCACCGGGGATGCCGTGGTGAGCAGGTCCGCGGCGATCACCGCCGACGGTCCGGTGTTCGTCGAGGCGCGCCAGCAGACCCTGCTCGCGTCCGGGGCGCGACTCGACGTCAGGTTCCGGCTGGTCGCGGGCGAGGACAGCGTGCGGGTGCACGAACGGCTTGAAGCGGCCGACGGCGTCGCCCAGGTCCGCATCACGGCCCGCCAGGGCTTGACGCACCGGGTCGCGCCGAACCGGCCCACGACCGACCCCGATTGGCGCGCCGCGGCCCTTCGCCACGCCGGGCCGCTCGACCCGGCCGTCCACTCGACCACCGACGAGTGGGAACCGATCGGCGCGACGCTGCGCCCCGACGGCGAGCTGCCGTTCCAACTTCGGCCGTTCCACGCGTGGAGCACCTGGTGGCGGCTGCCGTGGGCGGGCTTCTGGAGCGAGGACTCCGAGGCGCCGGCGCTCGGCGTCTACCTCGATGACATCCGACGCTGGCGCGACGGCAGCTACGCAGTCTGGGGCTCGAGCGAACGGCTGGCCGTCCGATTCCACGTCGAGGACGACCGGCTCGTGATCGGGCTGCCGGTGCGCACCGGCGAGCGTCAGCTGAGTTTCGCGGTCCTGACCACGGACCTCGGCGACGGCGCCGCGGACCGGGGCTCCGCCGTCGCCCTGGCTCTTGCCGACCGGCTGCGCTGGCGGTCCTGGCTGCCCCTGGACACCGTCTCGAGGTGGGTGCTGAACCACCGCGAACCACGCGAGACCTACTCACGGGTGTTCCACGCCGCCGACCACGACGTGCCCGGCGACCGCGTCGCGATGCTGCGGGACCGGCTGTTGCGGCAGCAGCGGACCCTGGTCGAGACGCCGGTCGGCGGCCCCCGCTCGTCGCCGGGACCGTCTCCGGTCGAGGCCCGCGCCATTCTCGGCCTGGTGGCGCCGTTGTTCGATCAGCTCGCGCCGGACCTCGACGAGGACACGTTCGCCCTCGCGAGCGCGTCGCTGCAGTTCCTCGGCTACCTGTGCCTGGACGAGATGCTCATGCCCACCCGCACCATGCTCGCCGGCCACCCGAACTTCCTCGCCGACATCCTCAGCCAGGTCGCGCTCGTGCCGGTGCTGTTCCCGACGCATCCGGACGCCCGGGCAATGGCCGAGCACGTCGAGCAGGTGATCGCCCTGAACCTGCGGCTGCACACCCGCCCGGCGGTGCCGGTGCGCGGCACCGACGCGGGCCGCTGGACCGAGAACCTCGGCACCTACGCGATGGCGCACCTGGCCGTCACGGTGACCCAGTCCGCGCTGCTGCGGCGCCACTTCGACGGCCGAAACCGGCTCGCGCCGGCCGAGCTCCGCCAGCTCGCAGACTGGCTGATCAACACCCTGTCGGTGCCGCTGGACCGGTACGAGGGCCGCCGGGTGCACCCGCCGCAGGGGGCGCACTCCTACGCCGGGCCGATGCCGCGGTTCATCCGGGTCCTCGCCGAAGAACTCGAACGGATCGACCCGGTGCTCGCCGAGAACCTCTGGTGGTGCACCCCGGCGACCGAGGACGAGTGGGAGAGCGCGGACCCGGGCACGTTCGACCACGCCGCGCTGCTGCGCCGCGGCAGCCTCGACCGGCCCGGGCAGGCCCCGGACCTGCGGTCCCGCGCGTTCACAGGCTACGGCGTGGTCCTGCGCGCGGCCGCCCACACGCCGGACGAGATGGTGGTGATCCTGCAGCAGATCGACGAGGGCCCAAACTACCGGTGGGGGCGCGCCGCCCGGGGTGGGAACGGGGTGCTCTACTACGCCGCCGCCGGCGAGCGCTGGTCCCACATCGGCTCCGAGCACGTCGGCGACGGCTACTACGGCGACGTCGAGGCGTGCTCGAACTTCGGCGTCAAGGCACCGGGCGGCTACCGCGACCTCGGCGAGTACCGCTCGATCGGGCGCGGCGACCTGGTCAACCCGCTCGTCGCGCTGTCCGTGGCCCAGTTCGCCCAGGCGGACGCCGCCCCGGACATCGCCCCCCGCTACCGCTCGCGCAGCGTGGTCATGGTCGGGCACGACTACCTCGTGGTGCTCGACGACGTCCCCGACCCGAGTACCCCGGGCCGGTTCTCCTGGTTCGCCGACGCCGACGGCCCGTTCCCGCACATCGACCAACTCCGCCCGGGCGTGGGCTGGACCGACGTGGTCCCCGACCCGCCCACGCACGAGCAACGCGGCCGCTACCCGCGCACCCGCGGTCGCTACTACGACGGCGCCGGCACGTTCCTGACCCTGGTCTCCCGCCGGCCGGACCTGACCAGCATCGCCACCCCGTGGGGCGCAAGCGTGCAACGCCCCGACGGCACCGATGACGTGGTCCGCTCCCCCGACCCTGTGCAGCACACCGCCGCCGGGGTGAGCGTCACCGCGGAGGCGGCCGTGATCCGCACCTACTCCGATCGCGTCGAGGCAGCCCTGCTGCGCGGCAACCGCCTAAGCACCGAGGCGCTCGACGTGCACATCGAGGGCCCGGCCGGCCTGGACCTTGTGCAGTCGCCGGGCCAAGCGCCGCACGGCACCATCGCGGTCACCGGAGATGCCGCCACGCTCACCTTCCGATTCCCGTCCGGGTCCGGGCGGCTCCACGTCGACGGCGTCCCGCAGCCCAGTTCGACCACTGCCGACGCTGAGGTGACGGTGCTCGTCCTCCCCCGTGGCCAGTTCCTGTGGGAACGCACCCGGACCGACGCGACCCCGCCCGCACCCCGAATCACCCGGGTGGTGCGCCGACGCACCGGTGCCGACGTCCACGTGGAACCGGTCCCGGCCGCCACCGACTACCTCCTCGTCGACGCAGCGGACCCCACCCGCGTCCTCGCCACGTCGGCCACCCCCACCGTCCACCTCCCCCGCACCGGCCATGTCCAAGCGATCGGCTGCCGGGCCCGCAACGGCGACGCCCTCAGCAACCCTTCACCCGCCCACCCGCTGCCACCCGGCGACGGCGTACTCCCACC
Coding sequences within:
- a CDS encoding MGH1-like glycoside hydrolase domain-containing protein, with protein sequence MVTVPTPSGIRPLPTLTCTDPTVDRLYAAALRNVFELNTVSDAGGGRFVRAGGDYPTPWTRDAAINSWSAVSLLAPDLAESTLRAVTESTDHGPIVAQDDQWWDQAIWILGAHRHVELSQDAEFARWAHEVGRHTLDALEARFDPRWNLYRGPAVMQDGVSGYPLPTGAAEVTSFVLDHPWSEEIMCPSTNVVYAAAHERLADLADLAGAPAVARLRSRAAAVWEAIEATLWLGDHYGYLVHADGTVADYQELLGLALLLEHAPIDENRVRAVVASVRREPFGVPLVTPHFPRYSSERPGRHNVMLWPMATGQWGVAAARRGQAAAFADSWRDLCRLIDPDAGFFEVYRPSDGTVDGGWQVGRTWDSVPDQTWSATAFLRMVHEGLFGIRLADGELRLAPTVPEGLGTCELRGLSVGAARVTIRVTGVGNRVAAVDMDGRTLDAGEPIRVADLRGEPTLHVRMRD
- a CDS encoding FadR/GntR family transcriptional regulator; this encodes MSLTDEAIAKIKAMIVDGELKPGDRLPPEKELSDRLGLSRNSLREAVKALELVKVLDARRGDGTYVTSLRSDLLMQAMSFAVDLTQHDSILEVLEVRRVLDPTAAAMAAGRASEEHLQQMRRVVDAMDAGGPVEDLVTADIELHRIIADAGQNSYLASLVTAVSGLTFRARVWYGTSAGGTTEQTVRELRAVVNAIAARDTQLARAASLMHVTTVETWLKDAIGHGDTPRLASVEW
- a CDS encoding alpha/beta hydrolase; its protein translation is MSQVLPPVEVRLQGTPGRGFVLVLPGGGYTSLSPAEAEPVCAWLTAAGIPNGLLRYSVDPARHPEPLVQVLDAVHRLREQVDGPIAVMGFSAGGHLAGLAATATASERQLRESWGPGGVTRPDLAVLAYPVTAFHRRPMRSMAASLLGSDPAPEDLAAMSLESRVDATTPPFFIWHTSTDPSVPADDSVQLAQALLAGSRPVALHLFASGGHALGVADGVEASAWKSLCLRWLEHHGL